The following nucleotide sequence is from Halobacillus mangrovi.
TGCGTTCTCTATTGGATCGCGTGGCTAAAAGTCTGCTTCGCACCGATGAGGAAACGGATGCTGCTGAACCGGGGTATGATTCTGAGAACTATTTTTATGCGCAGGGATTATTATTAAAACAAACGGTCGATGTCTTATGTGTTTTCCGACTGTCTCTCCTTAAGCATCTTCGTAACTCTAATTTGATCCACCAAGCTCGCGTCGAAGAAGGGATGGAAGTATCAGAACAGATCATTTTTGCTTTTGACGCGGCCATCAGAGCCACGACGGAAAACTATAACTTACTAAAAGAAAAAGAACATGAAGAGTTTGAACGAAGCTTGAACTACATTTCTACACCAGTTGTACTTATCGATGATTCCCAGGCAGTCGTGCCGCTAGTTGGTGAGTTTTCTTCAGAACGTTTTGAAGTCGTTATGGAAAATACCCTAGAAAAAATAAAAGAATACGGCTTAAGAGTTTTGTATCTCGACTTTTCAGGAATTGCAACGTTTAATCATGTGTTCATCAATGATATCTATAACCTCACACAAACCATTGAGCTGCTCGGAACAAGAACGATCCTAACAGGGATTAAAACAGAGATGGCTGCTGCTGCCGTTCAGGCTGATATGAGTTTTGAAAATCTGGAAACATTCGGAGAATTACGTCATGCTTTAGATTCCATCAACAAGAAATAAAAAAAGGCGATACCCTTAGGATATCGCCTTTCTCATTTATTTCTTATTCATATACAGTTACTTCTACTTGTTTACGTCCGAAGTCAAGAGCATCGGATTGGTTAGGAATAAATACATCAATGCGATTACCGTCAATTGCACCGCCGATGTCTCCTGCAATTGCTTTTCCGTACCCTTCAACATAAACTTCAGATCCTAGTGGAATTACATCAGGATCAACCGCAATCACTTTGCGATCAGGATTTGCTTTCAGGTCAATACCTGTATACGTGGTACCTGAGCATCCTTCGCAATTCGCTGTATAAGCTGTTGCTTCCGCGGTAAATGTTTTTGCAACATTATCATCAGAAGATTGCTCTTCGGAAGATGTTTGCTCTGGAGCTTCTTGCTCTTCATTTTCGCTGGAAGAATTTGAAGTTCTCTCTCCTGCTACTGCTTGTCCTTCAACAGATAGTTTATCTCCAGGGTGGATCAAGGCAGAGTCTAATCCGTTCCAAGATTGAAGCTCGTCTACGCTCACTCCGTAATCTTGACCAATGCTCCATAGAGTGTCCCCGGATTTAACCGTGTGTGTGTCGCCACTTGCATTACCTTCTGCTTTCTCTTCATTGATGTTCAATGTTTGATCTGGAAAAATCAAGTTAGATGAAAGATTATTTTCTTGTTTTATTTGTTCAACGGATACTCCCTTTTCTTGAGCAATGCTCCATAGAGTATCACCTTTATTTACTACAACTTCTTCTGCACTAGCTGTTACTGTTGTTGCTGCCATAATCGTTGAGACTGCCGCCAATGAAAAAACTGTTTTTTTCATGTTTTAATGCCTCCTTGATATACAGTTGTGCTCATAAGATGTTTTTTTGTTGATGAGCTCTGTCTTAAAACTACATTTCCCACCATAACATCTATAGCGATTAAGCCAATAACAGGACAACAACAATAACATTTCATTCATTACATCCTTTTTACACCGTTGTAATATGATGGTCCTATTGGTAAAAAGATCCCCGCCAAAATTTGTAAGCGATATGAAGAAGAATTATAATTGTAATATTCACACAATTAAGGTGGGATCGTTTATGTTAGAAGAGCAGACGATTAGGCAGCCTGAAATAAAACCTTATACGGACGAAAACATTGGACAAAGTTTTATGAATAATCATTATAGGGTGGATTTACGAACAATTTCCGAGAAGAATTATAACCAGTTCATTACGTCCAATACTGTGCGTGACTGGTCGCAGCTTTCATGGAAGGATGTGGGTAAACCTTATGAAGTGAAAGCCAACTCTAAGGAACGTATTAATTGGGAAAAGCAAAATAATAGAGATATGGACCCTCACACTTCGTGGACATACTTCAATAGAGCTTTTCATGAATGGTTCGTAAAGGATGTACCTAAAGAAATGAAAGAATCGAAGTCCCGATTCATAACAAGTTTAGGGACATTCAATCCCTCAGAAATAAGACAAGCCCTGGGAACTGTAGTCCAGCTGCAGTTTTGGAATTACGCTCACCGAATTCAAGACGGTATTTGGGATCCTCGTGGGAAGCGAGCGTTGTTCGACGGCCTTCATTTAAGGAAACCTCGAATTCTATTTCTTGGTGCTGCTGAAGGATATGAAGCGATGCAGCTAGGGGCGATGTACCCTGGAGCAGAAATCATCATGGTTGATTACGATGAATATTGCAAGACGACAAGGTTTGCGGACTTTCCTGACAGTTACCCGTTTTTAGGAGAGAACCCGAGAACCGGAACACATACCGTTGTTTATAAAGATGATTTAAATATCGAGTATGTTGTCGATGATATCCGCAACCTGGATTATGGTAAAGAATTTGATGTCGTGTTGTCTGTTGGTTTACTCGAACATTTTCCAGATGACTATAAACATGAAGTAGCTGATTGGCATCGTCGTTTCTTAAAGCCTGGTGGATATGCAATTTTGACGACTCCCAGAAACCAAATGCGCTCACGGCTTTACTATAAAGTCATGGCAGACGTGATGAACCATACGTATCGTGAGCTGATGACGGTTGAACAGATGGGAATGTATATGTACGAGAACGGTTTTGATATTCTCAGTCATGGCTACATCAAGGTTCACAATGGTCTCATTTGTCAGCCGAGATAATTTGTAAACGCCTCTCTCATTCTTCAATTAAATGGCGGGATAGCGGGAGACTAGATTTCGAGATGTTTGTGTGGAAGAAAGGGGCGTTGGGGAAGGATTCGCTTTCCTGCGGGGGAACTGGCAAGCCTCCTTGTTCGCTTTGCTCACTGTGGGGTCTCGCCTACCTCCTTCTCCCGCGGGAGTCTCACCCTTCCCCAACTCCCTTTAACATAGGAGATTCTCGAATTCCCTCTAATAGGAACTGCCTACTAATTGTAACGAATCAACAATCCTTCATTCCAGAAGAAACCTTTCCGAGCTACTTTATAACTTATGGGAGATGGGAAAACGGCGAGACTCCTGTGGGATGAACATGATAGGTGAGACCCCGGAAGACGAAAGTCTGAGGAGGCTCAGCACATGCCCACGGAAAGCGAGTCGTTTTTCCATCTCCCATATTTTCACACAAAAGCCTCGATACTGAGTCTTCAGGATAAGGAGAGTTTATTGCAATACTGGAGGAATCTAAGAAAAAAGGACGCTTTAAGCGCCCTTTCTTATTTCTGTTCGAGTTGATCACAGTATGCGTGCATAGCTTTTTGTAGAAATGCCGCATACCCTTCTTTCAACTTATCGATATTCTTCGTGAACCGAGGATCATTCACATACATATCC
It contains:
- a CDS encoding class I SAM-dependent methyltransferase; this translates as MLEEQTIRQPEIKPYTDENIGQSFMNNHYRVDLRTISEKNYNQFITSNTVRDWSQLSWKDVGKPYEVKANSKERINWEKQNNRDMDPHTSWTYFNRAFHEWFVKDVPKEMKESKSRFITSLGTFNPSEIRQALGTVVQLQFWNYAHRIQDGIWDPRGKRALFDGLHLRKPRILFLGAAEGYEAMQLGAMYPGAEIIMVDYDEYCKTTRFADFPDSYPFLGENPRTGTHTVVYKDDLNIEYVVDDIRNLDYGKEFDVVLSVGLLEHFPDDYKHEVADWHRRFLKPGGYAILTTPRNQMRSRLYYKVMADVMNHTYRELMTVEQMGMYMYENGFDILSHGYIKVHNGLICQPR
- a CDS encoding LysM peptidoglycan-binding and 3D domain-containing protein, with the translated sequence MKKTVFSLAAVSTIMAATTVTASAEEVVVNKGDTLWSIAQEKGVSVEQIKQENNLSSNLIFPDQTLNINEEKAEGNASGDTHTVKSGDTLWSIGQDYGVSVDELQSWNGLDSALIHPGDKLSVEGQAVAGERTSNSSSENEEQEAPEQTSSEEQSSDDNVAKTFTAEATAYTANCEGCSGTTYTGIDLKANPDRKVIAVDPDVIPLGSEVYVEGYGKAIAGDIGGAIDGNRIDVFIPNQSDALDFGRKQVEVTVYE
- a CDS encoding STAS domain-containing protein — protein: MENLNQKMANYFQDNQTLLVDELLPGTLNELELDYTEKDLNQHYDMLRSLLDRVAKSLLRTDEETDAAEPGYDSENYFYAQGLLLKQTVDVLCVFRLSLLKHLRNSNLIHQARVEEGMEVSEQIIFAFDAAIRATTENYNLLKEKEHEEFERSLNYISTPVVLIDDSQAVVPLVGEFSSERFEVVMENTLEKIKEYGLRVLYLDFSGIATFNHVFINDIYNLTQTIELLGTRTILTGIKTEMAAAAVQADMSFENLETFGELRHALDSINKK